The following are encoded together in the Culex pipiens pallens isolate TS chromosome 1, TS_CPP_V2, whole genome shotgun sequence genome:
- the LOC120430729 gene encoding putative mediator of RNA polymerase II transcription subunit 12 isoform X1, whose protein sequence is MRLQKTWLLVAGVALLLACATEAQQQRRLRVRPRVIQQEQQNSAELDSVEEQDNRPAPQQAIQYYRAQARNEEEDPRQLVLVASDDEYNGQYGTPTPRARADTYRPKVTTAAPIQNARSKVPETRAPPVQTIRNYNKVNDDGSFTFGYEAADGSFKEETRGTDCVVRGKYGYIDPDGNKREFTYVSGNPCDPNNPEGSEEEEEKSESEEANENVPQNYPRRPLAPRPVPTRPAPTTPRPTTTVFQNNYNNGYNQQQEESEEEIQIGQRARPAARPFQQQTQTVTQRPRVQIVSTTPNTVYHQPTQTLPVNITPKPVYRVAPQNTLQTQPPPTTYRPETTTGGGSFFSTTKGNALLGGTRQPLDFDAEFKKFQQENKVQPTSARPISSSTQKQVTNNPIYQTQLVFDPQTGQYDSALYQQLPQSQDNFQLNHRIQPYVHNPIHQQQQQHQLVSLDQLQQQSPLYRTQPAPQAVQQQQQIPQQIYQKQQNELQFINSQQLFAQQLELQQSQLRADRVEASKKYPQQQQLQQHRFQASSPQIHRVPQPQQQYYFIQPQGAPQAGGQIDAFLRGHNIEY, encoded by the coding sequence TGGTTGCTAGTGGCCGGGGTGGCCTTACTCCTGGCCTGCGCCACCGAGGCCCAGCAGCAGCGCCGTCTGCGGGTGCGCCCCCGGGTCATCCAGCAGGAGCAGCAGAACAGCGCCGAGCTGGACAGcgtcgaggagcaggacaaccGGCCGGCCCCCCAGCAAGCGATCCAGTACTACCGGGCCCAGGCACGCAACGAGGAGGAAGACCCGCGCCAGCTGGTGCTGGTGGCGAGCGATGACGAGTACAACGGCCAGTACGGGACGCCGACGCCGCGGGCGCGTGCCGACACGTACCGACCGAAGGTGACCACGGCGGCGCCGATCCAGAACGCTCGCTCGAAGGTGCCGGAAACGCGCGCTCCGCCGGTACAGACCATCCGGAACTACAACAAGGTGAACGATGACGGGTCGTTCACGTTCGGTTACGAGGCGGCTGACGGATCGTTCAAGGAGGAGACCCGTGGAACGGACTGCGTCGTGCGCGGCAAGTACGGATACATCGACCCGGACGGTAACAAACGTGAGTTCACCTACGTGAGCGGAAACCCGTGCGACCCGAACAACCCCGAGGGAAGCGAAGAGGAGGAAGAGAAGTCCGAGTCCGAGGAAGCGAACGAGAACGTGCCCCAGAACTACCCGCGCAGACCGCTTGCTCCCCGTCCGGTTCCGACGCGCCCGGCCCCGACCACTCCTCGCCCAACGACCACCGTCTTCCAGAACAACTACAACAACGGGTACAACCAGCAGCAGGAGGAATCCGAGGAGGAGATCCAGATTGGACAGCGCGCTCGTCCCGCCGCTCGGCCATTCCAGCAGCAGACCCAGACCGTAACCCAGCGTCCGCGTGTCCAGATCGTCAGCACCACCCCGAACACGGTGTACCACCAGCCAACCCAAACCCTCCCGGTGAACATCACCCCGAAGCCGGTGTACCGAGTCGCGCCCCAAAACACCCTGCAGACTCAGCCTCCACCAACGACGTACCGTCCGGAAACCACAACCGGAGGCGGCAGCTTCTTCTCCACGACCAAGGGCAACGCCCTGCTCGGAGGAACCCGCCAACCCCTCGATTTTGACGCCGAGTTCAAGAAGTTCCAGCAGGAGAACAAGGTCCAACCGACCTCCGCCAGGCCCATCTCGTCCTCCACCCAGAAGCAGGTCACCAACAACCCAATCTACCAGACCCAGCTGGTGTTCGACCCGCAAACCGGCCAGTACGACAGTGCCCTGTACCAGCAGCTCCCCCAAAGCCAGGACAACTTCCAGCTGAACCACCGCATCCAGCCGTACGTGCACAACCCgatccaccagcagcagcagcagcatcagctaGTCAGCTTGGATCAGCTCCAACAGCAGAGCCCGCTCTACCGCACTCAACCGGCCCCGCAAGctgtccagcagcagcagcagatcccCCAGCAGATCTACCAGAAGCAGCAGAACGAACTGCAGTTCATCAACAGCCAGCAGCTGTTCGCCCAGCAGCTCGAGCTCCAGCAGAGCCAACTCCGCGCCGACCGGGTGGAAGCCTCCAAGAAGTacccccagcagcagcagctccagcAGCACCGCTTCCAGGCGTCCTCGCCGCAGATCCACCGCGTTCCGCAGCCCCAGCAGCAGTACTACTTCATCCAGCCCCAGGGAGCGCCCCAGGCCGGCGGTCAGATCGACGCCTTCCTGCGGGGACACAACATCGAGTACTAG
- the LOC120430729 gene encoding putative mediator of RNA polymerase II transcription subunit 12 isoform X2: MRLQETWLLVAGVALLLACATEAQQQRRLRVRPRVIQQEQQNSAELDSVEEQDNRPAPQQAIQYYRAQARNEEEDPRQLVLVASDDEYNGQYGTPTPRARADTYRPKVTTAAPIQNARSKVPETRAPPVQTIRNYNKVNDDGSFTFGYEAADGSFKEETRGTDCVVRGKYGYIDPDGNKREFTYVSGNPCDPNNPEGSEEEEEKSESEEANENVPQNYPRRPLAPRPVPTRPAPTTPRPTTTVFQNNYNNGYNQQQEESEEEIQIGQRARPAARPFQQQTQTVTQRPRVQIVSTTPNTVYHQPTQTLPVNITPKPVYRVAPQNTLQTQPPPTTYRPETTTGGGSFFSTTKGNALLGGTRQPLDFDAEFKKFQQENKVQPTSARPISSSTQKQVTNNPIYQTQLVFDPQTGQYDSALYQQLPQSQDNFQLNHRIQPYVHNPIHQQQQQHQLVSLDQLQQQSPLYRTQPAPQAVQQQQQIPQQIYQKQQNELQFINSQQLFAQQLELQQSQLRADRVEASKKYPQQQQLQQHRFQASSPQIHRVPQPQQQYYFIQPQGAPQAGGQIDAFLRGHNIEY; encoded by the coding sequence TGGTTGCTAGTGGCCGGGGTGGCCTTACTCCTGGCCTGCGCCACCGAGGCCCAGCAGCAGCGCCGTCTGCGGGTGCGCCCCCGGGTCATCCAGCAGGAGCAGCAGAACAGCGCCGAGCTGGACAGcgtcgaggagcaggacaaccGGCCGGCCCCCCAGCAAGCGATCCAGTACTACCGGGCCCAGGCACGCAACGAGGAGGAAGACCCGCGCCAGCTGGTGCTGGTGGCGAGCGATGACGAGTACAACGGCCAGTACGGGACGCCGACGCCGCGGGCGCGTGCCGACACGTACCGACCGAAGGTGACCACGGCGGCGCCGATCCAGAACGCTCGCTCGAAGGTGCCGGAAACGCGCGCTCCGCCGGTACAGACCATCCGGAACTACAACAAGGTGAACGATGACGGGTCGTTCACGTTCGGTTACGAGGCGGCTGACGGATCGTTCAAGGAGGAGACCCGTGGAACGGACTGCGTCGTGCGCGGCAAGTACGGATACATCGACCCGGACGGTAACAAACGTGAGTTCACCTACGTGAGCGGAAACCCGTGCGACCCGAACAACCCCGAGGGAAGCGAAGAGGAGGAAGAGAAGTCCGAGTCCGAGGAAGCGAACGAGAACGTGCCCCAGAACTACCCGCGCAGACCGCTTGCTCCCCGTCCGGTTCCGACGCGCCCGGCCCCGACCACTCCTCGCCCAACGACCACCGTCTTCCAGAACAACTACAACAACGGGTACAACCAGCAGCAGGAGGAATCCGAGGAGGAGATCCAGATTGGACAGCGCGCTCGTCCCGCCGCTCGGCCATTCCAGCAGCAGACCCAGACCGTAACCCAGCGTCCGCGTGTCCAGATCGTCAGCACCACCCCGAACACGGTGTACCACCAGCCAACCCAAACCCTCCCGGTGAACATCACCCCGAAGCCGGTGTACCGAGTCGCGCCCCAAAACACCCTGCAGACTCAGCCTCCACCAACGACGTACCGTCCGGAAACCACAACCGGAGGCGGCAGCTTCTTCTCCACGACCAAGGGCAACGCCCTGCTCGGAGGAACCCGCCAACCCCTCGATTTTGACGCCGAGTTCAAGAAGTTCCAGCAGGAGAACAAGGTCCAACCGACCTCCGCCAGGCCCATCTCGTCCTCCACCCAGAAGCAGGTCACCAACAACCCAATCTACCAGACCCAGCTGGTGTTCGACCCGCAAACCGGCCAGTACGACAGTGCCCTGTACCAGCAGCTCCCCCAAAGCCAGGACAACTTCCAGCTGAACCACCGCATCCAGCCGTACGTGCACAACCCgatccaccagcagcagcagcagcatcagctaGTCAGCTTGGATCAGCTCCAACAGCAGAGCCCGCTCTACCGCACTCAACCGGCCCCGCAAGctgtccagcagcagcagcagatcccCCAGCAGATCTACCAGAAGCAGCAGAACGAACTGCAGTTCATCAACAGCCAGCAGCTGTTCGCCCAGCAGCTCGAGCTCCAGCAGAGCCAACTCCGCGCCGACCGGGTGGAAGCCTCCAAGAAGTacccccagcagcagcagctccagcAGCACCGCTTCCAGGCGTCCTCGCCGCAGATCCACCGCGTTCCGCAGCCCCAGCAGCAGTACTACTTCATCCAGCCCCAGGGAGCGCCCCAGGCCGGCGGTCAGATCGACGCCTTCCTGCGGGGACACAACATCGAGTACTAG